From one Streptomyces chromofuscus genomic stretch:
- a CDS encoding non-ribosomal peptide synthetase: MNSAPRPAPTLEATPHQAAQLIASLLSDRHRVGTLAVRIPLDGEETGGAPAVVGLAEVQRAWTALLRSAAALRVRFHETPDRLVQELRGYDDLPEETARVTLGDDDPDADGLEPFGPVLLTARLDLRGSGPVLALRVHHALVDEHSVLLVGRALRHFLAHPDAVPEDDADHYRRAQEALLDASHRELPPRPRDPAPPRPADPGAADAPLLSRPGGDPRERAHHAVRLEPGTVAALRGTARRARASAVSVAHAAVLAALHRLAPDRTPVVGVPMTLRDLRAVGFGAVGLYLNVVPTTIPCSAADTFGELVERVRAESLALHGRKFASVGDLAAADGVARPGRPGNRAYADLVLAFRDGSLPPGTDERATAARRSAEPGVPLNVEVVLGPEDGLILFDWRSGLVPWPPAPQLASAVVQALTELPARPELRVGDFALLDTASTAEVRRRLGGHPPTDGALAPSVIELVERAAALAPRAPAVSDDEHAWSYDELTDAVVRMRAALRSRDLPLGARVAAACGHDVWQVATALAVWQEGLCYVPVDPRGPAERNRFVLADSASALLVCGPGTTGAPFLAGTPERDVLTTDALPPRPDGGTAPPGGRPGPDEPAYLMYTSGSTGRPKGVTVTHHNLAGFLRAMTLALPGAAQGDWLAETSPSFDISFVEMFWPLTHGRHVQLRSPDARENPADRRPFEHRQCTPARAGQLLTARELGHSLGRWDVAPRYWLLGGERLPGTLLRRLRAAYPDTVFVNMYGPTEATVWATYHVVRGDEGADVPLGRPLPNSGVLVTDPHGNDVPEGVVGELLVIGDSVAAGYLNRPEATRQRFVPAATAGGARAYRTGDLVCSGPDGLLYFRGRDDDQVKIRGHRVEPGELEQRLLALPGVREAVAVVLDADDPERVRLAAAVTVAGSASFDPADARRRLAAEVPEAMLPAELVVLDALPRLTNGKTDRLAVRTACEAASAGTHGPAGGPVPDRGPRAASADDPGTADGRGAGAAGGAPDPALGAVLAAAEKIFHRAVGGQENFFDLGGNSLTALRLTALVRAEGFHLEVEDVFDLPDMRALADQATPAPGGRG; this comes from the coding sequence ATGAACTCCGCCCCACGGCCGGCACCCACGCTGGAGGCGACCCCGCACCAGGCGGCCCAGCTGATCGCCTCGCTGCTCTCCGACCGGCACCGCGTCGGCACCCTGGCCGTCCGCATCCCGCTGGACGGCGAGGAGACCGGCGGGGCGCCGGCCGTGGTCGGCCTCGCCGAGGTCCAGCGGGCCTGGACCGCCCTGCTGCGCTCGGCTGCGGCCCTGCGCGTCCGCTTCCACGAGACCCCCGACCGGCTGGTGCAGGAGCTGCGCGGCTACGACGACCTGCCCGAGGAGACCGCCCGGGTCACCCTCGGCGACGACGACCCGGACGCCGACGGTCTCGAGCCGTTCGGGCCCGTCCTGCTGACGGCCCGTCTGGACCTGCGCGGCAGCGGCCCGGTGCTGGCACTGCGCGTTCACCACGCCCTCGTCGACGAGCACTCCGTACTGCTCGTCGGCCGGGCGCTGCGGCACTTCCTCGCCCACCCCGACGCCGTCCCCGAGGACGACGCGGACCACTACCGGCGCGCCCAGGAGGCGCTGCTGGACGCGTCCCACAGGGAGCTGCCGCCGCGCCCGCGCGACCCGGCGCCGCCCCGGCCGGCCGACCCCGGCGCGGCGGACGCGCCCCTGCTGAGCCGTCCCGGCGGGGACCCCCGGGAGCGCGCGCACCACGCGGTGCGGCTGGAACCCGGGACGGTCGCCGCGCTGCGGGGGACCGCCAGGCGGGCCCGCGCCTCCGCGGTCTCCGTGGCGCACGCGGCCGTCCTGGCCGCGCTGCACCGGCTGGCGCCGGACCGCACCCCCGTCGTCGGCGTGCCGATGACCCTGCGCGACCTGCGTGCGGTCGGCTTCGGCGCCGTCGGCCTCTACCTCAACGTCGTGCCCACCACGATCCCCTGCTCCGCTGCCGACACCTTCGGCGAACTCGTCGAACGGGTCCGCGCCGAGTCGCTGGCCCTGCACGGCCGCAAGTTCGCGTCCGTCGGCGACCTCGCCGCGGCGGACGGAGTCGCCCGCCCCGGACGGCCCGGCAACCGTGCCTACGCCGACCTGGTGCTCGCCTTCCGGGACGGCTCCCTCCCGCCCGGCACCGACGAGCGCGCGACGGCCGCCCGGCGGTCCGCGGAGCCCGGCGTCCCACTCAACGTCGAAGTGGTGCTCGGCCCCGAGGACGGACTGATCCTCTTCGACTGGCGCAGCGGGCTCGTCCCCTGGCCGCCCGCCCCGCAGCTCGCCTCGGCCGTCGTACAGGCCCTGACCGAGCTGCCCGCGCGTCCCGAGCTGCGGGTGGGGGACTTCGCGCTGCTGGACACCGCGAGCACCGCCGAGGTGCGGCGGCGCCTCGGCGGCCACCCGCCGACGGACGGCGCACTGGCGCCCTCCGTCATCGAACTCGTCGAGCGCGCCGCCGCCCTGGCGCCCCGCGCCCCGGCCGTCAGTGATGACGAACATGCTTGGAGCTACGACGAGTTGACGGACGCCGTGGTCCGGATGCGGGCCGCGCTGCGGTCCCGGGATCTGCCCCTGGGCGCCCGGGTCGCCGCCGCCTGCGGCCACGACGTCTGGCAGGTGGCGACCGCGCTGGCGGTCTGGCAGGAAGGCTTGTGCTACGTGCCGGTGGACCCCCGTGGCCCCGCCGAACGCAACCGGTTCGTGCTCGCCGACTCGGCGTCCGCGCTATTGGTGTGCGGCCCCGGCACGACCGGTGCCCCCTTCCTGGCCGGGACGCCCGAGCGGGACGTCCTCACCACCGACGCCCTGCCCCCGCGACCGGACGGCGGTACCGCGCCGCCCGGCGGCCGTCCCGGACCGGACGAGCCCGCCTATCTGATGTACACCTCGGGCAGCACGGGCCGCCCCAAGGGCGTGACCGTCACCCACCACAACCTGGCCGGGTTCCTGCGGGCGATGACACTGGCCCTGCCCGGCGCGGCGCAGGGGGACTGGCTGGCCGAGACCTCGCCGTCGTTCGACATCTCCTTCGTCGAGATGTTCTGGCCGCTGACCCACGGCCGGCATGTCCAGCTCCGCTCGCCCGACGCTCGCGAGAACCCCGCCGACCGGCGCCCGTTCGAGCACCGCCAGTGCACGCCCGCCCGCGCCGGCCAACTGCTGACCGCGCGGGAGCTGGGCCACTCGCTGGGCCGCTGGGACGTCGCGCCGCGCTACTGGCTGCTCGGCGGCGAACGGCTGCCCGGCACGCTCCTGCGACGGCTGCGCGCGGCCTACCCGGACACCGTTTTCGTCAACATGTACGGCCCCACCGAGGCGACCGTGTGGGCCACCTACCACGTGGTCCGCGGCGACGAGGGCGCGGATGTGCCCCTGGGCCGGCCGCTGCCCAACAGCGGGGTGCTGGTGACCGACCCGCACGGGAACGACGTGCCCGAGGGCGTCGTCGGCGAACTGCTCGTCATCGGCGACTCGGTGGCGGCCGGCTACCTGAACCGCCCCGAGGCGACCCGGCAGCGGTTCGTCCCGGCGGCCACGGCCGGCGGGGCGCGCGCCTACCGCACCGGTGACCTGGTGTGCTCGGGCCCGGACGGGCTCCTGTACTTCCGGGGACGCGACGACGACCAGGTGAAGATCCGCGGCCACCGCGTGGAACCCGGCGAACTGGAGCAGCGGCTGCTGGCCCTGCCCGGCGTCCGCGAGGCCGTTGCCGTGGTGCTGGACGCCGACGATCCCGAGCGGGTACGGCTGGCCGCCGCCGTCACAGTGGCCGGATCCGCCTCCTTCGACCCGGCGGACGCCCGGCGCAGGCTTGCGGCCGAGGTCCCGGAGGCGATGCTGCCCGCCGAACTCGTCGTCCTGGACGCGCTGCCGCGGCTGACCAACGGCAAGACCGACCGGCTCGCCGTGCGGACCGCCTGCGAGGCGGCCTCCGCCGGGACGCACGGGCCGGCCGGCGGGCCGGTGCCCGACCGCGGTCCGCGCGCCGCCTCCGCCGACGACCCCGGCACGGCGGACGGGCGCGGCGCCGGTGCTGCGGGCGGGGCGCCGGACCCGGCGCTGGGCGCGGTGCTCGCCGCGGCCGAGAAGATCTTCCACCGGGCGGTCGGCGGCCAGGAGAACTTCTTCGACCTGGGTGGCAACTCCCTCACCGCGCTCCGGCTGACCGCACTCGTGCGTGCCGAAGGCTTCCATCTGGAGGTGGAGGACGTCTTCGACCTGCCCGACATGCGGGCCCTCGCCGACCAGGCCACTCCCGCCCCGGGCGGCCGGGGCTGA
- a CDS encoding nucleoside 2-deoxyribosyltransferase domain-containing protein — MSGDVTVVHVGEPWPEHWSVSLYLCGPTPRDPAMESWRPRAERLLREHWTADGRLAVFLPEAPEGGSEPPYPQQVAWEEAAMHAADAILFYVPRDLATLPGLVTNVKWGAWHDCGRAVLGSPPDAQRNEYLLHFAELLSVPVAHDLPGVVAAALDLAGPGDRREGADRHVPLALWRSPEFRAWHAGLAGRGDALTGGRLLWSRGNPVTDWVFEARLRSAATGRERTELASRAGEPPPAHPGHLAPLGSTGWSV; from the coding sequence GTGTCCGGCGACGTCACCGTGGTCCACGTAGGCGAGCCCTGGCCCGAGCACTGGTCCGTGTCCCTCTACCTGTGCGGCCCCACGCCCCGGGACCCCGCCATGGAGTCCTGGCGGCCGCGCGCCGAACGCCTGCTGCGCGAGCACTGGACCGCCGACGGCCGGCTCGCCGTCTTCCTGCCCGAGGCTCCCGAGGGCGGGTCCGAACCGCCGTACCCGCAGCAGGTGGCCTGGGAGGAGGCGGCGATGCACGCGGCCGACGCCATCCTCTTCTACGTCCCCCGCGACCTGGCCACCCTGCCCGGCCTGGTCACCAACGTGAAGTGGGGCGCCTGGCACGACTGCGGGCGGGCGGTGCTCGGCTCGCCGCCCGACGCCCAGCGCAACGAGTACCTGCTGCACTTCGCGGAGCTCCTCTCCGTCCCGGTCGCCCACGACCTGCCCGGCGTGGTCGCGGCGGCCCTCGACCTGGCCGGCCCCGGCGACCGCCGCGAGGGCGCCGACCGGCACGTCCCGCTCGCCCTGTGGCGGTCCCCGGAGTTCCGCGCCTGGCACGCCGGACTGGCCGGGCGCGGCGACGCCCTGACCGGCGGGCGGCTGCTGTGGAGCCGCGGCAACCCCGTCACGGACTGGGTGTTCGAGGCCCGGCTGCGGTCGGCCGCCACCGGGCGGGAGCGCACCGAGCTGGCCTCCCGGGCCGGGGAACCTCCGCCCGCGCACCCCGGGCACCTCGCCCCACTGGGCTCGACCGGCTGGTCCGTGTGA
- a CDS encoding transposase, which produces MGRPEGMRLIVGQVKPSRRDAKKLTAFEQRTGWHYQIVATNVPARQGLSRALGSGQVWFVDALYRDHAEVEDRVKAIKRVGLGLLPSTSWQLNAAWVLAATLAADLDAWTRLLLLHDEPALAAAEPETIRRKLYHLPARLTTHARRRTLHLDRTWPGPTRSPRPGGAPPNCWPAPYGRPPPRRHRRGENRSTLGPVEPDAATPARRSSTARS; this is translated from the coding sequence ATGGGCCGGCCGGAGGGGATGCGGCTGATCGTGGGCCAGGTCAAGCCCTCGCGCCGGGACGCGAAGAAGCTGACCGCGTTCGAGCAGCGCACCGGATGGCACTACCAGATCGTGGCCACCAACGTCCCAGCCCGCCAGGGGCTTTCCCGGGCCCTGGGCTCCGGACAGGTCTGGTTCGTCGACGCCCTCTACCGCGATCACGCCGAGGTCGAGGACCGCGTGAAAGCGATCAAGCGGGTTGGGCTCGGGCTGCTGCCCTCGACGTCCTGGCAGCTGAACGCCGCCTGGGTGCTGGCCGCAACCCTCGCCGCCGACCTGGACGCCTGGACGCGGCTCCTCCTCCTGCACGATGAGCCAGCACTCGCCGCGGCCGAGCCGGAGACGATCCGCAGAAAGCTCTACCACCTGCCTGCCCGCCTCACCACCCACGCCCGCCGCCGCACTCTGCACCTCGATCGCACCTGGCCTGGGCCGACGCGTTCACCACGTCCTGGAGGCGCGCCACCGAACTGCTGGCCTGCACCTTACGGCCGCCCACCACCCCGACGGCACCGCAGAGGAGAGAACCGCAGCACCCTCGGGCCCGTGGAACCCGACGCGGCCACCCCGGCGCGCAGGTCGTCGACGGCCCGGTCGTAG
- a CDS encoding transposase domain-containing protein, with protein sequence MGAKSAISREVVVAEGAFAPGHLGELTRIVPFEMVDEALARAGGMQARVRDLPSRVVVYLLMAGCLFPGLGWRQVWQRLVAGLEGIPVASPTGGALLQARRRVGSAPLTDFGSPG encoded by the coding sequence GTGGGCGCCAAGTCTGCCATCTCTCGTGAGGTTGTCGTTGCTGAAGGGGCGTTCGCGCCCGGCCATCTCGGTGAGCTGACCCGAATCGTTCCGTTCGAGATGGTCGATGAGGCACTGGCCCGAGCCGGCGGGATGCAGGCACGGGTGCGGGATCTGCCGTCCCGGGTCGTGGTGTATCTGCTGATGGCCGGGTGTCTGTTTCCGGGACTGGGGTGGCGGCAGGTGTGGCAGCGGCTGGTCGCGGGGCTGGAGGGGATCCCGGTGGCGTCTCCCACTGGCGGCGCGTTGTTGCAGGCCCGCAGGCGGGTGGGGTCGGCGCCGCTTACTGACTTCGGCTCGCCAGGGTGA
- a CDS encoding serine/threonine-protein kinase, whose protein sequence is MTSGLRNTGAGGDWAVAVPTGYRVGPWEVVSPLASGNWGSVYAARRVSPGEDPGGETAGSPPVEVALKFVATAALGPGRSRQLQQLAQREVEFSRNTDHDRLIRVLQTSVVADEERPELDGAVVLVMERAAGSLQDRLDAVSGSEPLADAARTITQICEGLVHLHAEGWVHGDLKPANVLIMPDGSVRLADFGLASRLEGTHGYAPPLGSPDYLPPERWQDGLGERGVPVRPTADIWALGVTAHQILTGGSFPFAGSTAGARTATAQEYASGRAPLRLHPGLGDAWRDFVTRCLAPEHASRSSTTADQLLAVARELADTGARRRRTRPGRLAVSAVAAAAVLTTGTAGGWWWFLGRDGGSSAKVGATARITV, encoded by the coding sequence ATGACCTCCGGGCTGCGCAACACCGGGGCAGGCGGCGACTGGGCGGTCGCCGTACCGACGGGCTACCGGGTGGGGCCCTGGGAAGTGGTCTCCCCCCTCGCGTCCGGCAACTGGGGCAGCGTCTACGCCGCACGACGGGTGTCCCCCGGCGAGGACCCCGGTGGCGAGACGGCCGGATCACCACCGGTTGAGGTGGCCTTGAAGTTCGTGGCCACGGCCGCACTGGGACCGGGCCGCTCCCGCCAGTTGCAGCAACTGGCCCAACGCGAGGTGGAGTTCAGCCGGAACACCGACCACGACCGGCTCATCCGGGTCCTGCAGACTTCCGTGGTGGCCGACGAGGAGCGGCCCGAACTGGACGGTGCCGTCGTCCTTGTCATGGAGCGCGCCGCAGGAAGCCTGCAGGACCGGCTTGACGCGGTATCGGGTTCCGAGCCCCTCGCGGACGCCGCCCGGACGATCACCCAGATCTGCGAAGGCCTCGTCCACCTCCACGCGGAGGGCTGGGTGCACGGCGACCTCAAGCCTGCCAACGTGCTGATCATGCCCGACGGTTCGGTTCGCCTGGCCGACTTCGGCCTGGCCTCCCGCCTGGAGGGCACCCATGGATACGCGCCGCCCCTCGGATCGCCGGACTACCTGCCGCCGGAGCGTTGGCAGGACGGGCTCGGCGAGCGCGGAGTCCCGGTACGCCCCACCGCCGACATCTGGGCGCTGGGCGTCACCGCACACCAGATCCTCACCGGGGGGTCCTTTCCCTTCGCCGGTTCCACCGCCGGGGCACGCACGGCGACGGCCCAGGAGTACGCGTCCGGAAGAGCGCCGCTGCGCCTGCACCCCGGTCTCGGCGACGCCTGGCGGGACTTCGTCACCCGTTGCCTTGCCCCCGAGCACGCAAGCCGGTCTTCGACCACCGCCGACCAACTGTTGGCCGTGGCCCGTGAGTTGGCCGACACGGGTGCCCGGCGCCGGCGCACTCGGCCCGGGCGGCTCGCCGTCTCCGCGGTAGCGGCCGCCGCCGTACTGACCACCGGAACCGCCGGGGGTTGGTGGTGGTTCCTCGGACGGGACGGAGGCAGCTCCGCGAAGGTAGGCGCCACGGCGCGGATCACCGTCTAG
- a CDS encoding serine/threonine protein kinase: MDIALPDPAVPRLAGEILAVDVYWQLSNLSGGSILLVENPEGAGEFIRVPPRRLAAPIPFEFSRVVLVTRGGTVGFQVFAPRHSHLEASEETVEWGTVTTTPYALDPNATYFKVLVALCEPRLRDASTAGVPSTANVVARLRSHPDHQKLSTTAVDFHIDYLAGTKLRLRPPGSGTAGLSWKRETLVSTALRFGLVGEEHLSLLPPRGTAARARQAGRIAAAEDSA, encoded by the coding sequence GTGGACATCGCCCTACCGGATCCGGCGGTGCCCCGGCTGGCCGGGGAGATCCTGGCCGTCGACGTCTACTGGCAGCTGAGCAACCTCAGCGGCGGTTCCATCCTGCTGGTGGAGAACCCCGAGGGCGCCGGTGAGTTCATCCGCGTCCCGCCCCGAAGGCTGGCCGCCCCGATCCCGTTCGAGTTCAGCAGGGTGGTGCTGGTCACCCGTGGCGGCACCGTCGGCTTTCAGGTCTTCGCCCCCCGCCACAGCCACCTGGAGGCGTCCGAGGAAACCGTGGAGTGGGGCACCGTGACCACGACCCCTTACGCCCTGGACCCCAACGCGACGTACTTCAAGGTGCTGGTGGCGCTGTGCGAGCCACGTCTGCGGGACGCCTCCACGGCGGGGGTCCCCTCCACGGCCAACGTCGTGGCCCGGCTGCGGTCGCATCCGGACCACCAGAAGCTCAGCACGACCGCCGTGGACTTCCACATCGACTACCTGGCCGGCACCAAGCTGCGGCTGCGGCCGCCCGGTTCGGGCACCGCCGGGCTGAGTTGGAAGCGGGAGACGCTGGTGTCCACCGCACTGCGTTTCGGGCTGGTCGGGGAGGAGCATCTGTCACTGCTGCCTCCGCGAGGAACCGCGGCAAGGGCACGGCAGGCGGGACGGATCGCAGCGGCGGAGGACTCCGCATGA
- a CDS encoding DUF2637 domain-containing protein has product MRLTDISLNWLLPCAVLLAGMLTAVAVLQRGKRSAGKDTSADDSWERMEERRRRKEAIYGTASYVLLFCCAAVAAALSFKGLVGFGQQNLGLSGGWEYLVPFGLDGAAMFCSVLAVREASHGDAALGSRILVWTFAGAAAWFNWVHAPRGLGHDGAPHFFAGMSLSAAVLFDRALKQTRRAALREQGLIPRPLPQIRIVRWLRAPRETYKAWSLMLLEGVRTLDEAVDEVREDKRQKETARLRRREQERLERAQLKAISRGHGRGFVGRGGRQVKLPTVEQGAERITAEPAISTAEQLPVRARPSLQPVRSGSEPLTVDLTAEDDTMALPRLDSLERKLKDLEQQFG; this is encoded by the coding sequence ATGAGATTGACCGACATATCGCTGAACTGGCTGCTACCGTGCGCCGTACTGCTCGCGGGCATGCTGACGGCGGTTGCGGTGCTCCAGCGCGGCAAGCGTTCCGCGGGGAAGGACACGAGCGCGGACGACTCGTGGGAGCGTATGGAGGAGCGCCGCAGGCGCAAGGAAGCCATATACGGCACCGCTTCCTATGTGCTCCTGTTCTGCTGCGCCGCGGTCGCCGCGGCCCTCTCCTTCAAGGGCCTCGTCGGCTTCGGCCAGCAGAACCTCGGCCTCTCCGGCGGTTGGGAGTACCTGGTGCCGTTCGGCCTGGACGGCGCCGCGATGTTCTGCTCGGTGCTCGCGGTGCGCGAGGCCAGCCATGGTGACGCCGCGCTCGGCTCCCGGATCCTGGTGTGGACGTTCGCCGGGGCGGCGGCCTGGTTCAACTGGGTGCACGCCCCGCGCGGCCTCGGCCACGACGGCGCCCCTCACTTCTTCGCGGGCATGTCCCTGTCGGCGGCGGTCCTCTTCGACCGCGCCCTGAAGCAGACCCGCCGGGCCGCGCTGCGCGAGCAGGGCCTGATCCCGCGTCCGCTGCCGCAGATCCGCATAGTCCGCTGGCTGCGGGCGCCGCGTGAGACGTACAAGGCCTGGTCGCTGATGCTGCTGGAAGGCGTCCGCACCCTCGACGAGGCGGTCGACGAGGTGCGTGAGGACAAGCGGCAGAAGGAGACGGCGCGGCTGCGGCGGCGCGAGCAGGAGCGGCTGGAGCGGGCGCAGCTGAAGGCGATCAGCCGGGGCCACGGACGCGGCTTCGTCGGCCGGGGCGGACGGCAGGTCAAGCTGCCCACGGTCGAGCAGGGCGCCGAGCGCATCACCGCGGAGCCTGCCATATCCACCGCGGAGCAGCTGCCCGTCCGCGCACGGCCCTCACTGCAGCCCGTCCGCAGCGGCTCTGAGCCGCTCACCGTCGACCTCACCGCGGAGGACGACACCATGGCTCTCCCGCGGCTCGACTCCCTCGAGCGCAAGCTGAAGGACCTGGAGCAGCAGTTCGGCTAG
- a CDS encoding (2Fe-2S)-binding protein produces the protein MPAPASATADAYARLTELLPSLGILELGPTEPFPSAPGWITSASLAAGSTALDDFLAHDDAQVVRDYGLRARPDVIASFGLHRYAWPACLLITVPWFLGRRVPRFPVTHVSYDRTAPGLALGRLAVRPHGFACLPGDPAAALPRATVVPDEEALRAEVRAAVAEHLEPVLAAFGPRMRRRGRALWGMATDEIVEGLWYVAHLLGEQDRARRELERLLPGATKPYAGSAAFRELKGPNGETLPTRDRASCCMFYTLRPEDTCATCPRTCDADRVTKLLATTGS, from the coding sequence ATGCCCGCGCCCGCCTCGGCCACAGCAGACGCGTACGCCCGCCTCACGGAACTGCTCCCGAGCCTCGGGATCTTGGAACTGGGCCCCACCGAGCCCTTCCCCTCCGCCCCCGGATGGATCACCAGCGCGTCCCTCGCCGCAGGCAGCACCGCCCTCGACGACTTCCTCGCGCACGACGACGCCCAGGTCGTCCGCGACTACGGCCTGCGTGCCCGCCCCGACGTGATCGCCAGCTTCGGCCTGCACCGCTACGCCTGGCCGGCCTGCCTGCTGATCACCGTGCCGTGGTTCCTCGGCCGTCGCGTCCCCCGCTTCCCCGTGACGCATGTCTCGTACGACCGGACCGCCCCCGGCCTGGCCCTGGGCCGCCTGGCCGTCCGCCCGCACGGCTTCGCCTGCCTCCCCGGCGACCCCGCCGCCGCTCTGCCCCGCGCCACCGTGGTCCCCGACGAGGAGGCCCTGCGCGCCGAGGTGCGCGCGGCGGTCGCCGAGCACCTCGAACCGGTCCTCGCCGCCTTCGGCCCCCGGATGCGCCGTCGCGGGCGCGCGCTGTGGGGCATGGCGACGGACGAGATCGTCGAGGGCCTGTGGTACGTCGCACACCTGCTCGGCGAGCAGGACCGGGCGCGCCGGGAACTGGAGCGGCTGCTGCCGGGCGCCACCAAGCCGTACGCCGGCTCGGCCGCCTTCCGCGAGCTCAAGGGCCCGAACGGCGAGACGCTGCCCACCCGGGACCGGGCGAGCTGCTGCATGTTCTACACCCTTCGCCCCGAGGACACCTGCGCCACCTGCCCGCGCACCTGCGACGCGGACCGCGTCACCAAACTGCTGGCCACGACCGGCAGTTGA
- a CDS encoding GntR family transcriptional regulator yields MKPGAQGSAEAGGAGFPVPQVRVPAQFRAGDVDRVREREPRGEQDRDRVRGRERGADVGRGGAAGGVRGEHTHGEQPVRAVVQRASVRGQVLDALRGALVTGELRPGEVYSAPVLGERFGVSATPVREAMQQLALEGAVEVVPNRGFRVVQRDTRELAELAEVRGLIETPVILRLARTVSVERWAELRPLAEATVRAATSGCRATYGEADRAFHRAVLSLAGNAQLVRIADDVHRRAQWPPVAVSWGRTELVADAAEHAALLDALAVRDLDAVRTLVEGHFAVGR; encoded by the coding sequence GTGAAGCCAGGCGCGCAGGGCTCCGCCGAGGCGGGGGGTGCGGGTTTTCCCGTGCCGCAGGTGCGGGTGCCGGCGCAGTTCCGGGCCGGGGACGTGGACCGGGTCCGGGAACGGGAGCCGCGGGGGGAGCAGGACCGGGACAGGGTGCGCGGGCGTGAGCGGGGTGCTGACGTCGGACGGGGTGGTGCCGCCGGGGGTGTGCGGGGGGAGCACACGCACGGCGAGCAGCCCGTGCGGGCGGTGGTGCAGCGGGCGTCCGTGCGGGGGCAGGTCCTCGACGCGTTGCGCGGGGCGCTGGTGACGGGGGAGTTGCGGCCGGGGGAGGTCTACTCGGCGCCGGTGCTGGGCGAGCGTTTCGGGGTGTCCGCGACGCCGGTGCGGGAGGCCATGCAGCAGTTGGCCCTGGAGGGCGCGGTCGAGGTGGTGCCCAACCGGGGCTTCCGGGTGGTGCAGCGGGACACGCGTGAGCTGGCCGAACTGGCGGAGGTGCGGGGGCTGATCGAGACTCCCGTCATTCTGCGGTTGGCCCGTACGGTGTCCGTGGAACGCTGGGCGGAGTTGCGGCCGTTGGCCGAGGCGACGGTGCGGGCGGCCACCTCCGGGTGCCGGGCCACGTACGGGGAGGCCGACCGGGCGTTTCACCGGGCCGTGTTGTCCCTCGCGGGGAACGCGCAGTTGGTGCGGATCGCCGATGACGTGCACCGGCGGGCGCAGTGGCCGCCGGTGGCAGTGTCGTGGGGGCGGACGGAACTGGTGGCCGACGCGGCCGAGCACGCGGCGTTGCTGGACGCGCTGGCGGTGCGCGATCTGGATGCGGTGCGGACGCTGGTGGAGGGGCACTTCGCCGTGGGGCGGTGA